A genomic region of Halomonas aestuarii contains the following coding sequences:
- the urtC gene encoding urea ABC transporter permease subunit UrtC: MWLTRPFRERATQLFLGVLLAALAAVTLLNLALPAEHPLHVSTYTVTLLGKYLSYALLAVAVDLVWGYLGILSLGHGAFFALGGYAMGMYLMRQIGDRGVYGDPLLPDFMVFLDWDALPWYWLGFDMPWFAFLMVLLAPGLLALVFGFLAFRSRVTGVYLSIITQALTFALMLAFFRNEMGFGGNNGLTDFKELLGFDLRSDATRLGLFLATGVALAVGYVLCRAIVVSKLGRVCVATRDAEARTRFLGYRVERFQLFVFVVSAMLAGVAGALYVPQVGIINPSEFSPIFSIEIVLWVALGGRATLYGAVIGAILVNYAKTVFTGVMPDAWLFALGGMFVLVTVLLPRGIAGLLAYRLRRRAPSSPESPAPREVSA; encoded by the coding sequence ATGTGGCTCACAAGACCGTTCCGTGAACGTGCGACGCAGCTCTTCCTGGGCGTCCTGCTCGCCGCCCTGGCCGCGGTGACGCTGCTCAACCTGGCCCTGCCGGCGGAGCATCCTCTGCATGTCTCGACCTACACCGTGACGCTGCTCGGCAAGTACCTGAGCTATGCGCTGCTGGCCGTGGCCGTGGACCTGGTGTGGGGCTACCTGGGGATCCTGAGCCTGGGGCACGGGGCCTTTTTCGCCCTGGGTGGCTACGCCATGGGCATGTACCTGATGCGCCAGATCGGCGATCGCGGGGTCTATGGCGACCCGCTGCTGCCGGACTTCATGGTGTTCCTCGACTGGGACGCACTGCCCTGGTACTGGCTGGGCTTCGACATGCCCTGGTTCGCCTTCCTGATGGTGCTGCTGGCGCCGGGGCTGCTGGCCCTGGTGTTCGGCTTCCTGGCCTTCCGGTCGCGGGTCACCGGGGTCTACCTGTCGATCATCACCCAGGCCCTGACCTTCGCCCTGATGCTGGCCTTCTTCCGCAACGAGATGGGCTTCGGCGGCAACAACGGCCTGACGGACTTCAAGGAACTGCTGGGCTTCGACCTGCGCAGCGACGCCACCCGGCTGGGCCTGTTCCTGGCCACCGGGGTGGCCCTGGCCGTGGGCTACGTGCTGTGCCGGGCCATCGTCGTCAGCAAGCTCGGCCGGGTCTGCGTGGCCACCCGGGATGCCGAGGCGCGCACCCGCTTTCTCGGCTACCGGGTCGAGCGCTTCCAGCTGTTCGTCTTCGTGGTCTCGGCCATGCTGGCCGGCGTCGCCGGGGCGCTCTACGTGCCCCAGGTGGGCATCATCAACCCCAGCGAGTTCTCGCCGATCTTCTCCATCGAGATCGTGCTCTGGGTGGCGCTGGGCGGGCGAGCGACCCTCTACGGCGCGGTCATCGGCGCGATACTCGTCAACTATGCCAAGACGGTGTTCACCGGGGTGATGCCGGATGCCTGGCTGTTCGCCCTGGGCGGCATGTTCGTGCTGGTCACGGTGCTGCTGCCTCGAGGCATCGCCGGCCTGCTGGCCTACCGCCTGCGTCGCCGTGCCCCGTCATCCCCCGAATCCCCTGCGCCCAGGGAGGTGTCCGCATGA
- the urtD gene encoding urea ABC transporter ATP-binding protein UrtD: MSFLNSLADRDRVFDFLVPAASPVDVRHGPILYLEGVSVSFDGFKAINDLNLTIDDGELRCIIGPNGAGKTTMMDIITGKTRPDCGSVWFGSRHNLLAKSEPEIASLGIGRKFQKPTVFEALTVFENLELAMAADKRILPTLTARLTGEIRDRIEEVLATIGLTELRHRPAGILSHGQKQWLEIGMLLMQRPRLLLVDEPVAGMTEQEMERTAELLTGLAGKGKQSVVVVEHDMGFVRSIARTVTVLHQGSVLAEGSMDRVSRDPKVVEVYLGADPDEEAA, translated from the coding sequence ATGAGTTTCCTGAATTCCCTGGCCGACCGTGACCGGGTCTTCGACTTCCTGGTGCCGGCGGCCTCGCCGGTGGACGTCCGCCACGGCCCGATCCTCTACCTGGAGGGCGTCAGCGTCAGCTTCGACGGCTTCAAGGCGATCAACGACCTCAACCTGACCATCGACGACGGCGAGCTGCGCTGCATCATCGGCCCCAACGGGGCCGGCAAGACCACCATGATGGACATCATCACCGGCAAGACCCGCCCCGATTGCGGCTCGGTCTGGTTCGGCAGCCGTCACAACCTGCTGGCCAAGAGCGAGCCGGAGATCGCCAGCCTCGGCATCGGGCGCAAGTTCCAGAAGCCCACGGTGTTCGAGGCCCTGACGGTGTTCGAGAACCTCGAGCTCGCCATGGCGGCCGACAAGCGTATCCTGCCCACGCTCACCGCGCGCCTGACCGGCGAGATCCGCGATCGCATCGAGGAGGTGCTCGCGACCATCGGGCTCACCGAGCTTCGCCATCGCCCGGCGGGCATCCTCTCCCACGGCCAGAAGCAGTGGCTGGAGATCGGCATGCTGCTGATGCAGCGTCCCCGCCTGCTGCTGGTCGACGAGCCGGTGGCCGGCATGACCGAGCAGGAGATGGAGCGCACCGCGGAGCTGCTCACGGGCCTCGCCGGCAAGGGCAAGCAGTCCGTGGTGGTGGTCGAGCACGACATGGGCTTCGTGCGCTCCATCGCCCGCACGGTGACGGTGCTGCACCAGGGCAGCGTGCTGGCCGAGGGCAGCATGGACCGGGTCTCCCGCGACCCGAAGGTCGTCGAGGTCTACCTCGGCGCCGACCCCGACGAGGAGGCCGCCTGA
- the urtE gene encoding urea ABC transporter ATP-binding subunit UrtE: MLTVASLNQYYGESHTLWDLDLEVPTGQCTCVMGRNGVGKTTLMKAIMGEVAVASGSILYDDEVELTRRRVEERSRLGIGYVPQGRQIFPLLTVEENLRTGLAARQDGLTRIPSRVYELFPVLEEMKHRRGGDLSGGQQQQLAIGRALVLEPRLLILDEPGEGIQPNIVAQIGEVIRRLIREDGLSVLLVEQKLPFARKYADRFVIMDRGRPRARGEIGELSDALIREHLTV; this comes from the coding sequence ATGCTGACCGTCGCGTCGCTCAACCAGTACTACGGCGAGAGCCACACCCTCTGGGACCTGGACCTCGAGGTGCCCACCGGCCAGTGCACCTGCGTGATGGGGCGCAACGGGGTGGGCAAGACCACCCTGATGAAGGCGATCATGGGCGAGGTGGCGGTGGCCTCCGGCAGCATCCTCTATGACGACGAGGTCGAGCTGACCCGCCGGCGCGTGGAGGAGCGCTCCCGGCTGGGCATCGGCTATGTGCCCCAGGGGCGCCAGATCTTCCCGCTGCTTACCGTGGAGGAGAACCTGCGTACCGGCCTGGCCGCCCGCCAGGACGGCCTGACCCGGATTCCCTCGCGGGTCTATGAGCTCTTCCCCGTGCTCGAGGAGATGAAGCATCGCCGCGGCGGCGACCTCTCGGGGGGACAGCAGCAGCAGTTGGCCATCGGGCGGGCCCTGGTGCTCGAGCCGAGGCTGCTGATCCTCGACGAGCCGGGGGAGGGCATCCAGCCCAACATCGTGGCCCAGATCGGCGAGGTGATTCGCCGGCTGATCCGCGAGGATGGCCTCAGCGTGCTGCTGGTGGAACAGAAGCTGCCCTTCGCCCGCAAGTATGCCGATCGCTTCGTGATCATGGATCGAGGCCGCCCCAGGGCCCGCGGCGAGATCGGCGAGCTCTCCGATGCCCTGATCCGCGAGCACCTGACGGTCTAG
- a CDS encoding urease accessory protein UreD — protein MTAFPTLSPAPASGHRFDADRHWAASLDLAFERRDGATRMTRARHHGPLRVQRPFHPEGREGACHVYLLHPPGGLVSGDALTITARVEAGAHALLTTPAANKLYRADSHGVAWQQATHLEVAEEGVLEWLPQETLAFDGSRGEQRTTIALSATSRCLGWEVMALGRPASALPFVSGRIEQRFHLTRDGRPLWLERQPLDPRHPRFAGRWGQGGATVQATLWAVGLEDEPGAVEALREGLPSSPSWAVTVRHGVLLLRYLGVERNEAWRLCHRAWEILRPRLLGQPAHVPRIWLT, from the coding sequence ATGACGGCCTTCCCGACACTCTCGCCAGCGCCGGCCTCGGGGCACCGCTTCGATGCCGACCGCCACTGGGCGGCCTCCCTGGACCTGGCCTTCGAGCGCCGCGACGGCGCGACTCGCATGACCCGCGCCCGCCACCACGGGCCACTGCGGGTACAGCGGCCGTTCCATCCCGAGGGCCGCGAGGGCGCCTGCCACGTCTACCTGCTGCATCCGCCCGGTGGCCTGGTCAGCGGGGACGCCCTGACCATCACCGCCCGGGTCGAGGCGGGCGCCCACGCCCTGCTGACGACCCCGGCCGCCAACAAGCTCTACCGGGCCGACAGCCATGGCGTCGCCTGGCAGCAGGCCACGCACCTCGAGGTCGCCGAGGAGGGCGTGCTCGAGTGGCTGCCCCAGGAGACCCTGGCCTTCGACGGCTCCCGGGGCGAGCAGCGCACCACCATCGCCCTGTCGGCGACGTCCCGCTGCCTGGGGTGGGAGGTGATGGCCCTGGGCCGACCGGCCAGTGCGCTGCCCTTTGTCAGCGGACGCATCGAGCAGCGTTTCCACCTGACCCGCGACGGCCGCCCCCTGTGGCTCGAGCGCCAACCCCTGGACCCCCGCCATCCGCGCTTTGCCGGCCGCTGGGGGCAGGGGGGGGCCACTGTGCAGGCCACGCTCTGGGCGGTGGGCCTCGAGGACGAGCCGGGCGCGGTGGAGGCGCTGCGCGAGGGCCTGCCCTCGAGCCCGTCATGGGCGGTGACGGTGCGCCACGGGGTACTGCTGCTGCGCTACCTGGGCGTGGAGCGCAACGAGGCCTGGCGGCTTTGTCACCGGGCCTGGGAGATCCTGCGGCCGCGACTGCTCGGCCAGCCCGCCCATGTCCCCCGCATCTGGTTGACCTGA
- a CDS encoding urease subunit gamma — MELTPRDKDKLLLFSAAQLAERRRDRGLKLNYPEAVALISFEILEGARDGRSVADLMSYGREILTRDDVMEGVAEMVDEVQVEATFPDGTKLVTVHTPIV, encoded by the coding sequence ATGGAACTGACCCCCAGAGACAAGGACAAGCTGCTGCTCTTCTCGGCCGCCCAGCTGGCCGAGCGGCGGCGCGATCGCGGCCTCAAGCTCAACTATCCCGAGGCCGTGGCGCTGATCAGCTTCGAGATCCTGGAGGGCGCCCGCGACGGGCGCAGCGTCGCGGACCTCATGAGCTACGGTCGCGAGATCCTGACCCGGGACGACGTGATGGAAGGGGTGGCCGAGATGGTCGACGAGGTCCAGGTCGAGGCCACCTTCCCGGACGGGACCAAGCTGGTCACCGTGCATACGCCCATCGTGTGA
- a CDS encoding urease subunit beta: protein MIPGQYQLQDGEIELCVGRDRITVEVANTGDRPIQVGSHYHFAEANPALTFDRDAARGYRLDVAAGTAIRFEPGQVREVTLIPFVGERRIFGFRGDVMGNLDASDQGESS, encoded by the coding sequence ATGATTCCAGGCCAGTACCAGCTGCAGGACGGCGAGATCGAGCTCTGTGTGGGGCGCGATCGGATCACCGTCGAGGTGGCCAACACCGGTGACCGGCCGATCCAGGTCGGTTCCCACTATCACTTCGCCGAGGCCAACCCGGCCCTGACCTTCGATCGCGACGCCGCGCGGGGCTACCGCCTGGACGTGGCCGCCGGCACGGCGATCCGCTTCGAACCCGGCCAGGTGCGCGAGGTGACGCTGATCCCCTTCGTCGGGGAGCGCCGCATCTTCGGCTTCCGTGGCGACGTCATGGGCAACCTCGATGCATCGGATCAGGGAGAATCGTCATGA
- the ureC gene encoding urease subunit alpha, with protein MKISRQAYADMYGPTLGDRVRLGDTDLWIEVEQDAAHYGDEVKFGGGKVIRDGMGQSQRHDDTVMDTVITNALILDWWGIVKADVGLKAGRIAAIGKAGNPDTQPDVTIVIGPGTEVIAGEGKILTAGGLDAHIHFICPQLVEEALMSGITTMLGGGTGPATGSNATTCTPGEWHIGKMLQAVDDLPMNIGLLGKGNASLPEALEAQLEAGAMGLKLHEDWGTTPAAIDNCLSVADRYDVQVAIHTDTLNESGFVEDTLAAFKERGIHTYHTEGAGGGHAPDILTACSKPYVLPSSTNPTRPYTVNTIDEHLDMLMVCHHLDPNIPEDVAFADSRIRRETIAAEDILQDLGVISMIASDSQAMGRVGEVVCRTWQTAHKMKQQRGLLPEDEARGADNVRARRYIAKYTINPAITHGIAHEVGSIEVGKLADLVLWKPAFFGTKPALILKGGMIAAAPMGDPNASIPTPQPVHYRPMFGAFGRAASQTRLTFVSQAALAAGVGERLGLRSPLSACRDVRGVRKSDMKLNDACPALSVDPQTYEVRCDGELLTCEPATELPLAQRYHLF; from the coding sequence ATGAAGATCAGCCGTCAGGCCTATGCCGACATGTACGGTCCCACGCTGGGGGACCGGGTGCGCCTCGGTGACACCGACCTGTGGATCGAGGTGGAACAGGATGCCGCCCACTACGGCGACGAGGTGAAGTTCGGCGGCGGCAAGGTGATCCGCGACGGCATGGGGCAGAGCCAGCGTCACGACGACACGGTCATGGACACCGTGATCACCAACGCGCTGATCCTCGACTGGTGGGGCATCGTCAAGGCCGACGTGGGCCTCAAGGCGGGTCGCATCGCCGCCATCGGCAAGGCCGGCAACCCGGATACCCAGCCGGACGTCACGATCGTCATCGGCCCCGGCACCGAGGTGATCGCGGGGGAGGGCAAGATCCTCACGGCCGGTGGCCTCGATGCCCACATCCACTTCATCTGCCCGCAGCTGGTGGAGGAGGCGCTGATGAGCGGCATCACCACCATGCTGGGCGGTGGCACGGGGCCTGCCACCGGCTCCAACGCCACCACCTGCACCCCCGGGGAGTGGCATATCGGCAAGATGCTCCAGGCGGTGGACGACCTGCCCATGAACATCGGCCTGCTCGGCAAGGGCAACGCCAGCCTGCCCGAGGCGCTGGAGGCCCAGCTCGAGGCCGGCGCCATGGGCCTCAAGCTCCACGAGGACTGGGGGACCACGCCGGCCGCCATCGACAACTGCCTGAGCGTCGCCGACCGCTACGACGTCCAGGTGGCGATCCACACCGACACCCTGAACGAGTCGGGCTTCGTCGAGGACACCCTGGCCGCCTTCAAGGAACGCGGCATCCACACCTACCATACCGAGGGGGCCGGGGGCGGCCATGCGCCGGACATCCTCACCGCCTGCTCGAAGCCTTACGTGCTGCCGTCCTCGACCAACCCGACGCGCCCTTATACCGTCAACACCATCGACGAGCACCTCGACATGCTGATGGTGTGCCACCACCTCGACCCCAACATCCCCGAGGACGTGGCCTTCGCCGATTCGCGCATCCGCCGCGAGACCATCGCCGCCGAGGACATCCTCCAGGACCTGGGGGTGATCTCGATGATCGCCTCGGACTCCCAGGCCATGGGGCGGGTCGGCGAGGTAGTCTGCCGGACCTGGCAGACCGCCCACAAGATGAAGCAGCAGCGCGGCCTGCTGCCGGAGGACGAGGCGCGCGGGGCCGACAACGTCCGCGCCCGACGCTACATCGCCAAGTACACTATCAATCCCGCCATCACCCACGGAATCGCGCATGAGGTGGGCTCTATCGAGGTGGGCAAGCTGGCCGACCTGGTGCTCTGGAAGCCGGCCTTCTTCGGCACCAAGCCGGCGCTGATCCTCAAGGGGGGCATGATCGCCGCGGCACCCATGGGCGATCCCAACGCCTCGATCCCCACGCCCCAGCCGGTCCACTACCGTCCCATGTTCGGTGCCTTCGGCCGGGCGGCGAGCCAGACCCGCCTGACCTTCGTCAGCCAGGCGGCCCTGGCGGCCGGGGTCGGCGAGCGGCTGGGCCTGCGCAGTCCGCTCAGCGCCTGCCGGGACGTGCGAGGCGTGCGCAAGTCCGACATGAAGCTCAACGACGCCTGCCCGGCGCTGTCGGTGGACCCGCAGACCTACGAGGTGCGCTGTGACGGCGAGCTGCTGACCTGCGAGCCTGCCACCGAACTGCCGCTCGCCCAGCGCTATCACCTGTTCTGA
- the ureE gene encoding urease accessory protein UreE, which yields MLRLIERLGPIEASLASDTLTLPYEQRVLGRLKAESDAGRPLGLFLDRGPVLRDGEGVRAEGGEVVRIRAAVEPVVTARTGAGLPLARLAYHLGNRHVQLALGEDGQGGFVRFPPDHVLESLAERLGARLEHHQAPFDPEPGAYSHTQSHDHARAGHDHEHHHHGHTHDHAH from the coding sequence ATGCTGAGATTGATCGAACGCCTGGGCCCCATCGAGGCGAGCCTGGCGAGTGACACCCTGACGCTGCCCTATGAGCAGCGCGTCCTCGGCCGGCTCAAGGCAGAGAGCGATGCCGGTCGCCCCCTTGGCCTGTTCCTCGACCGTGGCCCGGTGCTGCGCGACGGCGAGGGAGTGCGCGCCGAGGGGGGCGAGGTGGTCCGCATCCGGGCCGCGGTGGAGCCGGTGGTCACCGCCCGCACCGGGGCGGGCCTGCCCCTGGCGAGGCTCGCCTATCACCTGGGCAACCGTCACGTTCAGCTGGCGCTGGGGGAGGACGGGCAGGGCGGCTTCGTGCGCTTCCCGCCGGACCACGTCCTCGAGTCCCTGGCCGAGCGGCTGGGGGCGCGCCTCGAGCACCACCAGGCGCCCTTCGATCCCGAGCCGGGGGCCTATTCACACACTCAGTCCCATGACCACGCCCGCGCCGGGCATGATCATGAGCACCACCACCACGGTCACACCCATGATCATGCCCACTGA
- a CDS encoding urease accessory protein UreF has protein sequence MPTEGPATAARGDDLALLGLLQLVSPALPIGAFAFSQGLESAFELGWVSDEASLGEWLEGVLEDGLTRCELPVLARLARAWQESDGEAIARWDAWLAASRETAELAAEDRRLGAALVRLLGSLSLLPGGSTSTTGEAPALPADAGYVTVFAWTAHARGVSTRQALLGFAWAWLENQLAVACKALPLGHTAAQRLVERLRPALVGAVDEALALEDEALGPALPGLALASALHETQYSRLFRS, from the coding sequence ATGCCCACTGAGGGGCCGGCGACGGCGGCCCGGGGCGATGACCTGGCGCTGCTGGGCCTGCTGCAGCTGGTCAGCCCGGCCCTGCCCATCGGCGCCTTCGCCTTCTCCCAGGGGCTCGAGAGCGCCTTCGAGTTGGGCTGGGTATCCGACGAGGCGAGCCTCGGCGAGTGGCTCGAGGGGGTGCTGGAGGACGGCCTGACCCGCTGCGAGCTGCCGGTGCTGGCGCGCCTGGCCCGGGCCTGGCAGGAGTCGGACGGCGAGGCCATCGCCCGCTGGGACGCCTGGCTCGCGGCCAGTCGCGAGACCGCAGAGCTCGCCGCCGAGGACCGCCGCCTGGGCGCGGCCCTGGTGCGCCTGCTGGGGAGTTTGTCGCTGCTGCCCGGCGGCTCCACCAGTACCACCGGCGAGGCCCCGGCGCTGCCTGCCGACGCCGGCTATGTGACGGTCTTCGCCTGGACGGCCCATGCCCGCGGCGTGTCGACGCGCCAGGCGCTGCTGGGCTTCGCCTGGGCCTGGCTGGAGAACCAGCTCGCCGTGGCCTGCAAGGCCCTGCCGCTGGGGCATACCGCCGCCCAGCGCCTGGTGGAGCGACTGCGCCCGGCGCTGGTGGGCGCGGTGGATGAGGCCCTGGCGCTCGAGGACGAGGCCCTGGGGCCGGCGCTGCCGGGCCTGGCACTCGCCAGCGCCCTGCACGAGACCCAGTACTCACGACTGTTCAGAAGCTGA
- the ureG gene encoding urease accessory protein UreG has translation MTHCLRIGVGGPVGSGKTALLKQLCRALRDHYDIAVVTNDIYTREDADFLLKHEALPADRILGVETGGCPHTAIREDASMNLAAIDDLQARHPGLELVLVESGGDNLSATFSPELSDLTLYVIDVSAGDKIPRKGGPGITKSDLLIINKIDIAEQVHASLEVMERDSRKMRGERPFVFANLYDGIGLEEIIAFILDRGMLPERRPALMTDPGRDAATA, from the coding sequence ATGACCCATTGCCTGCGTATCGGCGTCGGCGGCCCGGTGGGCTCCGGCAAGACGGCCCTGCTCAAGCAGCTCTGCCGCGCCCTGCGTGACCACTACGACATCGCCGTGGTCACCAACGACATCTACACCCGCGAGGATGCCGACTTCCTGCTCAAGCACGAGGCCCTGCCGGCGGACCGGATCCTCGGCGTGGAGACCGGCGGCTGCCCGCACACGGCCATCCGCGAGGATGCCTCCATGAACCTCGCCGCCATCGATGACCTCCAGGCGCGCCATCCGGGCCTGGAGCTGGTGCTGGTGGAGTCCGGTGGCGACAACCTCTCGGCGACCTTCAGCCCGGAGCTCTCCGACCTGACCCTCTACGTGATCGATGTCTCCGCCGGCGACAAGATCCCGCGCAAGGGAGGGCCGGGCATCACCAAGTCGGACCTGCTGATCATCAACAAGATCGACATCGCCGAACAGGTCCACGCCTCCCTGGAGGTCATGGAGCGCGACTCGCGGAAGATGCGCGGGGAACGTCCCTTCGTCTTCGCCAACCTCTATGATGGCATCGGACTGGAGGAGATCATCGCCTTCATCCTCGACCGCGGCATGCTGCCGGAGCGCCGCCCCGCGCTCATGACAGATCCCGGCCGCGATGCCGCCACCGCCTGA
- a CDS encoding phospholipase D-like domain-containing protein, with protein MWSWFVTVLLVAWLAMGAWQRYKPLPDGIGRAFPERPAEGLRFLADETWYAPSGERHARRRIFDEVMALIGQAERLVVLDMFLFNDFAGSADARDFRPLSAELTEALVDRRARHPTLEAVVITDPLNTLYGGLELEHLERLRGAGVRVVVTDLTRLRASNPLWSGAWHLGPRWLGNQSEGGWLPNALGTGRVPLRSYLALLNFNANHRKTLVVDRGKGWTGLVTSANPHDASSLHGNVALRFEGAAALDLLASERPVAGWSGVGLPGPEAPDGAGAPVEGARLQVLTEGAIRDALLAAIRASGPGDRLDVAVFYLSHRALIEALVDAHRRGAVLRVLLDPNRDAFGLEKNGIPNRPVARELHAAGVPVRWCATDGEQCHSKLLLRLPAAADGEAEMILGSANFTRRNLDDLNLETSVRLVGPAETQALRDASAFFARRWHSTPQRITSEPFAAHDDTSTWQRWRYRIMEATGLSTF; from the coding sequence ATGTGGTCCTGGTTCGTGACGGTGCTGCTGGTGGCCTGGCTGGCCATGGGCGCCTGGCAGCGCTACAAGCCGCTGCCCGACGGGATCGGCCGGGCCTTTCCCGAACGTCCCGCCGAGGGCCTGCGCTTCCTCGCCGACGAGACCTGGTACGCCCCCTCGGGGGAGCGACATGCCAGGCGCCGCATCTTCGACGAGGTCATGGCGCTGATCGGCCAGGCAGAGCGCCTGGTGGTGCTTGACATGTTCCTGTTCAACGACTTCGCGGGCAGCGCCGATGCCCGGGACTTCCGGCCACTGTCGGCGGAGCTCACCGAGGCCCTGGTCGATCGCCGGGCTCGGCATCCCACCCTCGAGGCCGTGGTGATCACCGACCCGCTCAACACCCTCTATGGCGGGCTCGAGCTCGAGCACCTCGAGCGGCTGCGCGGGGCCGGGGTCCGGGTGGTGGTCACGGACCTGACGCGACTGCGGGCCTCCAACCCGCTCTGGTCCGGGGCCTGGCACCTGGGGCCGCGCTGGCTCGGCAACCAAAGCGAGGGCGGCTGGCTGCCCAACGCCCTGGGCACCGGCCGGGTGCCGCTGCGCAGTTACCTGGCCCTGCTCAACTTCAACGCCAACCATCGCAAGACCCTGGTCGTCGACCGGGGGAAGGGCTGGACCGGGCTGGTCACCTCGGCCAACCCCCATGACGCCAGCAGCCTGCACGGCAACGTGGCGCTGCGCTTCGAGGGTGCGGCGGCGCTGGACCTGCTGGCCTCGGAGCGCCCGGTGGCCGGCTGGTCGGGCGTGGGCCTGCCGGGCCCCGAGGCCCCGGACGGCGCCGGAGCGCCGGTCGAGGGCGCGAGGCTGCAGGTGCTCACCGAGGGCGCCATCCGCGATGCCCTGCTCGCGGCCATCCGCGCCAGCGGCCCGGGGGACCGCCTGGATGTCGCCGTCTTCTACCTGTCGCATCGGGCGCTGATCGAGGCGCTGGTGGACGCCCACCGTCGGGGGGCGGTGCTGCGCGTGCTCCTCGACCCCAATCGCGATGCCTTCGGGCTGGAGAAGAACGGCATTCCCAACCGGCCTGTCGCCCGCGAGCTCCACGCCGCCGGCGTGCCGGTGCGTTGGTGTGCCACCGACGGCGAGCAGTGCCACAGCAAGCTGCTGCTGCGCCTGCCCGCCGCGGCCGATGGCGAGGCCGAGATGATCCTGGGTTCGGCCAACTTCACCCGACGCAACCTGGACGACCTGAACCTGGAGACCAGCGTGCGCCTGGTGGGACCCGCCGAGACCCAGGCCCTACGCGACGCCTCGGCCTTCTTCGCGCGTCGCTGGCACTCGACCCCACAGCGGATCACCAGCGAGCCCTTTGCCGCCCACGACGACACCTCGACCTGGCAGCGCTGGCGCTATCGGATCATGGAGGCCACCGGGCTCTCCACGTTCTGA
- a CDS encoding YihY/virulence factor BrkB family protein, which yields MTSPRETSRHPILTLLPLTLHFLWRVLCAFLRNRGILLAGGVGYNILLSIVPLFALMVVLLAGVVDEQHLLEVLSIQVRHLAPAHAEILLDAVRTLLDSRDVIGILGFPVLLLFSSFAFRMLEDALAIIFHAPDIHQPGRSVWVSVALPYAFMLVLGAGLLALTLLVSVVSSVNAVWLALFERNLPLAGLSGPMLNLTSFLGVFLLFSAIYKFLPVVKIALRRAVVGGFVAALLWEGVRLLLVFYFANISLVNAVYGSLATLVVVLLSLEVGAIILLLGAQVIAELERNARLGLAWYVDPRRQAVTHVD from the coding sequence ATGACGTCACCCCGCGAAACGTCCCGACACCCGATCCTCACCCTGCTGCCGCTGACGCTGCACTTCCTGTGGCGGGTGCTGTGCGCCTTCCTGCGCAACCGCGGCATCCTGCTGGCCGGCGGGGTGGGCTACAACATCCTGCTCTCCATCGTGCCGCTGTTCGCCCTGATGGTCGTGCTGCTGGCCGGGGTGGTGGACGAACAGCACCTGCTCGAGGTGCTGTCCATCCAGGTACGCCACCTGGCCCCCGCCCACGCCGAGATCCTGCTCGACGCCGTGCGCACCCTGCTCGACTCCCGGGACGTCATCGGCATCCTGGGCTTTCCCGTGCTGCTGCTGTTCAGCTCCTTCGCCTTCCGCATGCTCGAGGACGCCCTGGCGATCATCTTCCATGCGCCCGACATCCACCAGCCGGGGCGCAGCGTCTGGGTCTCGGTGGCGCTGCCCTATGCCTTCATGCTGGTGCTGGGGGCCGGCCTGCTGGCCCTGACCCTGCTGGTCAGCGTGGTCAGTTCGGTGAATGCAGTGTGGCTGGCCCTGTTCGAGCGAAACCTCCCCCTGGCCGGGCTCTCCGGTCCGATGCTCAACCTGACCAGCTTCCTCGGCGTCTTCCTGCTCTTCAGCGCCATCTACAAGTTCCTCCCCGTGGTCAAGATCGCCCTGCGTCGTGCCGTGGTGGGGGGCTTCGTCGCCGCCCTGCTGTGGGAGGGGGTGCGCCTCCTGCTGGTGTTCTATTTCGCCAACATCTCCCTGGTGAATGCGGTGTACGGCTCCCTGGCCACCCTGGTCGTGGTGCTGCTGAGCCTGGAGGTGGGCGCCATCATCCTGCTGCTCGGGGCCCAGGTGATCGCCGAGCTGGAGCGCAACGCCCGCCTTGGCCTCGCCTGGTACGTCGACCCGCGTCGCCAGGCCGTGACCCACGTGGACTGA